One Algoriphagus sp. Y33 genomic window, ATTTTCTCCCGGATCAAATCCATATCTATTCCTACGGGATTGTCCCGATGATAAATTGCTCCGGCGTAGCCCATCGTATGCGACAGTGACATGTATCCATGACCGTTCATTGCTTGGGATTTGCCATGTTCATCCTTGAAAAAACCCGGATAGGGTACATGCAACACCTTCAGAGCATCCCGGATAGCCATACGGGCAGTGGCCCATTCCCGCTTCTTTTCCTGATGGGAAATATTTGCATAAGCCAGTTTTTCTCTAAAGCTGAGAAAATCCAGCTCATTTTCATCCTGAGTTTCGATTATCTTGATGGCCAAAGCCGAGGAAGAATCTATTTTTTCTATTTTTGTTTGCATAGGCCAGAAGGGCACCAAAGTCTCCGTCCAATATATGTCAAAAATAGAAGTTAATAAATTACAAACACTAACAGGGCACAATGACTGCATCTATGCACTGACGGAAGGCTGTGATCCCCGCTTTTTTTATACAGGAGCAGGGGACGGAATGGTCGTAGAATGGGATCTGGATCATCCCCAAGACGGAAAATTGATCGCAAGACTTCCCCACTCAGTGTATGCCTTGGCAATAGACTCTCTCAGGAATTTACTTTTCATAGGACATAATTTCGAAGGAATCCATGTGATAGACTTGACTGAAAGTAAAGAAGTCTGGTCACTGAGGCTGACAGATCAGGCAATCTTTGATATCAAGGTCTTTGGGGATGAGGCCTATATCGGTACAGGAGATGGGGTACTGATCGTAGTTGATATCAATTCTAAAAGTATCAAAAAGCATATCAAGTTGAGCGCTAAAAGTATCCGTGTTATGTCCTTGGCAAAGGATAGAAGGCAGCTGGCAGTAGGGTTGAGTGATCACACCGTGAAAGTACTGGATCTGACAGCTGATTTTCGTCCCATTGCAAATTTGACCGGTCATACCAACTCAGTTTTTGCGCTTTCCTATTCTCCGGATGAGTCTATGCTAGTCAGTGCAGGAAGGGATGCGCGTTTGAAGTTCTGGGAAACGACCACTTATTCTTTACAAGAGAACATTGTGGCACATATGTATGCCATTAATTATTTATATTTCAAGGAGGACGGAAACCTCCTAGTCACCTGCTCCATGGACAAATCAATCAAGGTTTGGGATGCTGTTGAGAAAAAACTCCTCAAGGTCATCGACAAGGCAAGAAATGCCGGCCACGGTACTTCAATAAACAAGGTGGTTTGGAGTAGCTATCAGGGCAATGTTATTTCGGTGTCTGATGACCGAACTATTTCTATTTGGAAAATTGAAACGAATTAACCTATGAAGATCACACCGGCAGCCATTCGGCAAAAAACCTTTGAACTTGTGTTCAGAGGATATGAAAAAAAAGATGTAACCTTATTTTTGGATGAAATAAGTGAAGTAGTGGATGCCCTTCACAAGGAAAACATGGAGCTTAAGACCAAGCTTCAAAATACCGAGGCTGAGGCAAAGCGCCTGAAAGATGTGGAGGAATCACTTTTCCGAACGTTGAAAACAGCCGAAGACACTGGCGCGGCTATCATCGTAGAAGCAAATGAAGCTGCGGACTTGATCATAGCAGATGCAAACGAAACTGCTGAGAATGCTACCAAACATATAGATCAGTTGGTGGCCGATTCAAGGAAGCAGGCTGAGGAGCAAGCTGCGGCTATCATAGGAGCAGCAGAGACAAAAGCAAAGGACACCATTTTGGAACTGAGAGAAAGTATGCAGGGGCTTGTAAGGTCTTACGAAGGCCTTGCTGAGCAAAGAGAATCTATGGTGAAAAGTCTGAAGAGAATTGCGCAGGATACCTTGAATCAAATTGATCTTTCTGAAGCGCATTTTTCTAGAATTGATGCCAAGGCGCATGCCAGAGCTATTGACGAATTAAGCAGATCCCAGCTGTATACTTTTGCAAATCTGGAAAAACTCGGATATGAAGTAGCAGAAGAAATTGAAGAAAATCCTCTGGCTGAAATGGAAGTCGTTGAAGAGCAGCTAGAACTGGAGGAACATGATTCTACTCCTGATGTGGAATTGGAGATAAATGAAGAAGAAAAAGAGGAGCTGGAAATGGAGGATACCAAAATGCAGCTGGAAGATGAGGTTTTGGAAGAGGATATAGAGGAACTCGAAGAAGTGAAGAAAAAACCGATTTCGGAAACTGTCAGGCCGCAGGCAGCTTCGCAAAAATACCCGGAAGATCCAAAAAGCCAGTCAGGATCCTTTTTTGACCAGTTTGACTGATGGGAAAGGTAAGCCTTGAAGGGATAGAATTTCATGCGTATCACGGTGCTTATCCGGAGGAGACAGTGCTTGGTAACCGCTTCACTTTAGATCTTGAGCTGGAGACTGATTTTCGTGAGGCGATGCTTCATGATGATCTAAGTGCCACGGTGGATTATTCCAAACTTTACAAATTGATCAAAGCCAGAATGGATGTGAAAGTGAAATTGCTGGAGCACCTCGGGCATATGATTGTGACGGATATATTGGAAGCCTATCCGAAAACCATCAAAATTAGATTGACACTCAAAAAACATCACCCTGCATTGGGCGGCTTAGTGAATTTTTCCTCTGTACAAATTCAATACCCTGAAGATTATGCGTAATTGTTTCTTGGCTATCCTCCTGGTGCTTGGTTCTATCGGAACACTGAGGGCCCAGGGAGAAGCTTATCAGTTTTTTACAAGCAAAGGCAAAAAGATAAATCTCAATCAAGTGCTCAAAGAAGCAAGGCGCACTGATGCTGTGTTCTTTGGAGAGCTTCACAACAACAGTTTGGGACATTGGTTGCAACTGCAGGTGCTGAAAGGGTTGCATTCTGAAAACCCGGATTTGGTAGTGGGATCCGAGATTTTTGAGCGGGAAGATCAGTTGAATTTGGACGAATGGTTTTCGGGTAAAATTACTGAAAGTAGTTTTGAGGCTGAGGCTAAACTTTGGAAGAATTACACCATGGACTACCGTCCTGTTTTGCGCTTCGCAAAAGAGAAAGGACTGAAATTCATAGCAACAAATGTCCCGCGGAAATATGCGTCTGTTGTCAGCAAATCGGGCTTGGAAGCTCTGGATTCGCTTTCTTCCCAGGCGAAAAGTTACATTGCGAAGTTGCCTGTGGAAGTGGATATGAGTTTGCCCGGATATGTAGCGATGAAGGATATGATGCACGGGGCACCGGGTAATCCTGAGTTTATGATCCAAGCGCAGGCATTGAAGGATGCCACAATGGCGGAGTCACTTTATGAGTCTTTGCAAGCTGGCAAACAAATCTATCACATCAATGGGGCTTATCATTCTAAAGATGGTGAAGGGATACTCTGGTATCTGAAAAGGGAGTTTCCAAAGGTGAAGATTTTGAATATCCATACCGTAACACAAGATCAGCTAGACAAGCTGGATGATGAAAACGCCAAAAGTGGGGAGATCATTCTTGTCTTACCAAGTGACAGCCATACCACGTATTGAATCTTGTACAGTAAAGCTGAAACATCGAGAATCCGATCGGAATTTTGGATCGCTTTTGGGCAATACATGAAGCCTATTCCGAATGCGGAAGGCAGAAGAATCAACTGGCCAAATTATAAGACCGGAGTTCGCAACATTTATTTTCGGATGAAGGCAGAGCGTGATTTTGCATCTATTGGAATAGAAATTGGCCATCCCGACGAAGAACTGCAGGAATTGTATTTTGATCAATTTGGCTCCTTTAAAAAAATGTTTGAATCCACCATAGGAGAGGAGTGGGATTGGAAATTACATCAGGTGAATGAATTTGGGCAGCAGGTGTCTAAAATCGAAAAAATTCTCCCAAACGTAAATGTGATGGATTCGGAGGACTGGCCGAAGATTATCTCTTTTCTCAAACCCAGAATCATCGCGTTGGATGAGTTTTGGCAGAATGTGAAACCGGGTTTCGAGAGTTGAAATATTACTATCAGTATTATATGAAGATTCATTCTCCTTCCAAAATAGGTGTGTTTTGGACATTGCTGGCTATTATTACTCTGTATGGCTGTGATAAGAGTTTTGTTCCACAAACCCATTTTTACTATTGGAAAAGCAATGCGCGCCTTGGTGAACTGGAAAAGGAAACGTTTGAAACACTTCAAGCCGAGAAACTGTACATTAGGCTATTCGACATTGACAAAAAGCCGGGAACACAGCCCGAACCTGTGGGGGTCATCAATGCTTTTGATACAACAGGATTAAATGCTGTTTACATTCCGGTGGTGTTTATTACAAACAGGGTGTTTACGGGGTTGACCCAAGAAGAAATCAAATTACTTGCCGTAAATACACATCAACTTATCGGGCAAATCTCCAAGAAAAACAAGCCTATAAACTACGGTGAAATTCAAATAGATTGCGACTGGACTAATACTACTCAATCCGCTTTTTTCTCTTTTTTAGAGCACTTAAAGCAACTTTCAAACACTGAGATAAGCTGCACTTTGCGACTCCATCAAGTGAAATATAAGGAAAGTACGGGGATTCCGCCTGTTGACAAAGTGTATCTGATGGCCTATGCGACCTCAAGCCCATTGGAAGATACCAAACTTAATTCCATACTCGATTTGGCATTGCTTGAAGATTATTTGCAGACCATCAACGAGTACCCTTTGCCATTTGACGTTGCATTGCCGCTTTATTCTTGGGCGATAGTCACCAATCATCTGGGTGAGAAAAAACTGATCAACGGAGTAAGTACTCAGGAGCTGGAAAATGAAAATTTTGAAAAAAATAACAGCAGTACCTACACCGTGCTGCAAGATGTATTTGTAAGAGGAATGTGGCTCAACAAAGGATTTACCGTTAAAGTAGAAGCCATTAGCCCACAGTTATTAAGAGACACAAAAATCTATTTTAGGAAGAAAATAAAGCAACCGTACAACCTTATTTATTATCATTTAGACAGCTTGTTTTTAGAGCGGTTTTCAATAGATGATTTGGAGGGTTAATTCATTGAATTTACTGCTTTTTGACCTTTGCCATAGTACCCAAACATAAACTTAAAAACAGATGAAGAAGATATTTCTAATCCCCCTATTTTTTGTAAATGTATTTTTTGCGTTTGGTGAAAACCCTGTTTCCAGCGTAGCTTTTTGTGGAGGAGACTGGGGAGAAGAATATTCCTACTATAATCTGTTTGCACAGGAAACAATTGATGAACCTCAGTATCTTCCTTTTTTAATGACATATGAGTCAGCTTATTATACTTCTGAAACGGTAGCGTACAACGAAAACATTATGGACTGGCAGACGTATTTTGGGATTTCTTACCAAGAAGCCTATGAGCTGGTTTTTACAGCGTCCAAGAGTGAAATTGATGCCCTCGTGAAAGGAAATCCCATTGATAAGAGCACACTGTCATTTGCCAATGCTTCTTTTGTAAAGAAGAACAAGCAGGCTCTACTTTATCTTTCTTATGCCAAGTACCTGGAGCCATATATGGCGGTAAAACACACGGAGGGATATGGCTGGTACAACCGCCCAGACCGGAGTGTTTCTGAACTGGATTATGCGCAAGTCATTAGGGTGCTGGAGCGCAGCTGGAAGGCCGAAAGCGATGTGGATCTAAAATTGCGCTATGGCTATCAGTTGGTGCGTTTTGCCCATTACAATCTGGAGTTTGATGATGCACTCTACTATTTCAAAACCTACGTAGAAGCACTCAACCATCGCCCTATAATGTATTACTATGCACTGGATCACAAGGCCGGTGCAGAGCGTGGTTTAGGCAATCATATGCAGGCAATGCATGATTTTTTCCAATTTTTTTCGCACACAAGCAACAAAAAAGACCAGGCTTTGACTTCTATGAAAGTGACGATGGATCTTGATTTTGAAAAATTGCTGCAAGAAGCCACTACCACTCATCAACAAAACGAACTGTATCTTCTGCTGGGGTTTAAAGCGTTTAACAATCCTTTGGCTGCATTTGACAAAATCATCAGCAATGATCCAAACGCACCGCAAGCAAAAGTCTTAATGGCGCGCGCAATCAACCACTTGGAACGTTCTTTTTTGCCAACTGAATATTACTGTCCCTACGATAAGCCAAACTGTTGGGATGGTGTAGCAGATCTTCGGATTCCTCTGGGAACAAACACCCAGTCCATCGCTTTTTTAAACCAAACGCTTGAGGCATCTTTGAACCAGGCAAAAAACACCGATATTGAAGATGTTGACTTTTGGCATCTCACCTCTGCTTGGCTCTACTTTATCCAAAAAAACAACACTGCATCCAAAGCCCAGCTGGACTTGATAAAGCAGGCTAAATACCAGTCACAAAAGGACAAACTGGAGATGCTGTTGCATATAATTGCACAGCCTGTTATCGACTCTGAGTTTGAGGAAATGCTGGTGAATCGTTATAAAATCTTCAATGATCCTCAGGGTTACGAGCGAGAGTCCTACTCGCCTTCTACAAATGATTTCATCATTGACGTACTGGCTAATCGCTACCTCTTGCAAAGGGATTATGCCAAAGCATTCCTCTTGCAAAATTCAATCCTAACCCTGGAGTACAACCCTGATATAGCGCTTTTGGAAGGGATAGAGGGATTGTATTATAAAAAAGAAAAAAATGTACTGGAGCAGCATTTGATAGCGGCTATCACACCGAAGCATTATGACTATAATATCCGGAAATATGTCATTGATAAAACCTTCGATTTCCCTACATATGTAGCTTTTGTCAAGGGCAATACCTTGCTGCGTCAAGGGAAATCCGAAGAAGCCAAGGCACAGTTTGAATTGGTTCCTGATGACTACGCAAGGTTCAAAGGCTCTTACAACACATCTACGCAGCAATACGAACCCCTTCACGAAGCACTTTACAATGGCTATACCAATGTACCGGCAAGTATTTTTGGATACAATCGTATCGAGTGTTTTGAATGCCCGGAAGACATGCTTATAGGTGAAACCCAAAAAGCAGTAGAATTAGATTATCTGGATGATTTTCCATTCATCAAGCCTATGATGAATAAAGGTGAGCTTGCAGAAGCTGTCCTTCAGTTAGAAAAAGCAGCAAACAAAAAAGGGGAAAAAGCTGCGAAAGCTAATTATTTGCTGGGCAATTTCTATTACAATACGACTACGATTGGCTATTACCGCCATATTCTGGCTTTTGATGGTTCCAATGGAAATGGCAGCAAGTACAGCAACTACCTGAGCTGGAGCGGTCAGTACTTAGTAAAGAAACCAACCTACCCATTGTATTTCAAAAATTACAGCTTTAAGGCATGGTTTCCCGACAATTTCCACTTGCCTTTGGAATATTTGGACAAAGCCTTAAAACTTGCCAAAGATGATGAATTGAAAGCACAGACACTCTTTGCTGCGGCGAAATGTGAGCAGGGGATCTTTTATAGTACCCAAGACGACGATGATCTAAACAATCTAAAATCGTTGAATTATCAGGACCGGCATAACAAACGCCTGGAAATAAAAAACACACGCTATAGGGAGTATTTCAAAGAACTGAAAGCCTACGACCATACCGCGTTTTACGAAGAATTGAAAACCTATTGCAAGTATTTCGACTATTATAGCAGTCATTTTTAATTCCCCGTTGCTTTTCCATGCTTTGACCGTTCTTTCCCTGATGTAGGTTTTTTTGTCGGGATGCTCTTCGGAATAGACCAGTTTCCAGTCGTTGGATCTGGCAGTGAATCCACTGTGGTTGGACAGGTGCTTTCTCAGTCTTTCGGCAAGGGTTTCACAGGTATGTCCAATGTAGAACCTGTCGAGTAGGGAAGAGTACAATATGTAAAAGTGGCATGCCATAAAACAAAAAAATCCCGAAGAATTCGGGATTGTATGTGGGAGTTGAGGGATTCGAACCCCCGACCCTCTGCTTGTAAGGCAGATGCTCTGAACCAACTGAGCTAAACTCCCAATAATTTGACAATACTCACTTTAGAGTATAATGATGGTATATGAAAGTTGAGGGTTATAACCCCGACTCTTT contains:
- a CDS encoding DivIVA domain-containing protein — protein: MKITPAAIRQKTFELVFRGYEKKDVTLFLDEISEVVDALHKENMELKTKLQNTEAEAKRLKDVEESLFRTLKTAEDTGAAIIVEANEAADLIIADANETAENATKHIDQLVADSRKQAEEQAAAIIGAAETKAKDTILELRESMQGLVRSYEGLAEQRESMVKSLKRIAQDTLNQIDLSEAHFSRIDAKAHARAIDELSRSQLYTFANLEKLGYEVAEEIEENPLAEMEVVEEQLELEEHDSTPDVELEINEEEKEELEMEDTKMQLEDEVLEEDIEELEEVKKKPISETVRPQAASQKYPEDPKSQSGSFFDQFD
- a CDS encoding ChaN family lipoprotein, with amino-acid sequence MRNCFLAILLVLGSIGTLRAQGEAYQFFTSKGKKINLNQVLKEARRTDAVFFGELHNNSLGHWLQLQVLKGLHSENPDLVVGSEIFEREDQLNLDEWFSGKITESSFEAEAKLWKNYTMDYRPVLRFAKEKGLKFIATNVPRKYASVVSKSGLEALDSLSSQAKSYIAKLPVEVDMSLPGYVAMKDMMHGAPGNPEFMIQAQALKDATMAESLYESLQAGKQIYHINGAYHSKDGEGILWYLKREFPKVKILNIHTVTQDQLDKLDDENAKSGEIILVLPSDSHTTY
- a CDS encoding DUF4268 domain-containing protein, translating into MYSKAETSRIRSEFWIAFGQYMKPIPNAEGRRINWPNYKTGVRNIYFRMKAERDFASIGIEIGHPDEELQELYFDQFGSFKKMFESTIGEEWDWKLHQVNEFGQQVSKIEKILPNVNVMDSEDWPKIISFLKPRIIALDEFWQNVKPGFES
- a CDS encoding 4'-phosphopantetheinyl transferase superfamily protein — protein: MQTKIEKIDSSSALAIKIIETQDENELDFLSFREKLAYANISHQEKKREWATARMAIRDALKVLHVPYPGFFKDEHGKSQAMNGHGYMSLSHTMGYAGAIYHRDNPVGIDMDLIREKILRIGFRFLDTSELDFLEKDPLHYTMAWSAKESIFKCQGKRGVSFRENILLDPFDSKTGIIKGKVRGTDFTDHHYSVQVRVISDVVLTYTIW
- the folB gene encoding dihydroneopterin aldolase, with translation MGKVSLEGIEFHAYHGAYPEETVLGNRFTLDLELETDFREAMLHDDLSATVDYSKLYKLIKARMDVKVKLLEHLGHMIVTDILEAYPKTIKIRLTLKKHHPALGGLVNFSSVQIQYPEDYA
- a CDS encoding WD40 repeat domain-containing protein codes for the protein MSKIEVNKLQTLTGHNDCIYALTEGCDPRFFYTGAGDGMVVEWDLDHPQDGKLIARLPHSVYALAIDSLRNLLFIGHNFEGIHVIDLTESKEVWSLRLTDQAIFDIKVFGDEAYIGTGDGVLIVVDINSKSIKKHIKLSAKSIRVMSLAKDRRQLAVGLSDHTVKVLDLTADFRPIANLTGHTNSVFALSYSPDESMLVSAGRDARLKFWETTTYSLQENIVAHMYAINYLYFKEDGNLLVTCSMDKSIKVWDAVEKKLLKVIDKARNAGHGTSINKVVWSSYQGNVISVSDDRTISIWKIETN